The following is a genomic window from Spirosoma agri.
CCGACATCATCTACGAACACAAACCCGGTGTAAAGCACTGGACCGTGATTCCGCACCGCAAAGACAGTTAATTCAGGCAAGAATTCCGGACTTGTGACAAACGCTTTTTTAATCATCGACACACAGTTCGATTTCTGTCATCCCGACGGTGCTTTGTTTGTGCCGGGGGCCGAGCAGGACGTTGATCGCATGGCGGCCCTGATTCGCCAACATACCAACAAGATCGATCATATTATCGTAACGCTCGATACGCATCACCTGATCGACATTGCTCATCCGTTGTTCTGGCAGGATGAGAACGGACAACATCCCGATCCTTTTACCCGAATTTCTGCCGCTGACGTAGATGCGGGGCGCTGGGTGCCCTGCTTTGCGGGTGAAAAGGCACGGCAGTATGTGCATGAGCTGGAATCGAGTGGGCAGTTTCAGCATTTCATTTGGCCTGAGCATTGCCTGATCGGTTCTCGTGGAGCCGCTTTGCACGATACACTGCTTGACGCGTTGAAAGACTGGACACGGCAACGCGAACGCGATTATGTAGCTGTTCAGAAAGGACTTCACCCCTTGTCCGAGCATTTTGGCATCTTCCGGGCGCAGGTTTCGGATCCGGCTGTTCCCGAGTCGCAACTTAACACGGCCCTGATTGCCGATCTGGACCGGTTCGACACGGTTTACCTGATGGGTGAGGCCAAGTCACACTGCGTTGCCAACAGCCTGAAACAGATGCTGGACTT
Proteins encoded in this region:
- a CDS encoding isochorismatase family protein → MTNAFLIIDTQFDFCHPDGALFVPGAEQDVDRMAALIRQHTNKIDHIIVTLDTHHLIDIAHPLFWQDENGQHPDPFTRISAADVDAGRWVPCFAGEKARQYVHELESSGQFQHFIWPEHCLIGSRGAALHDTLLDALKDWTRQRERDYVAVQKGLHPLSEHFGIFRAQVSDPAVPESQLNTALIADLDRFDTVYLMGEAKSHCVANSLKQMLDFAPELVPKVVVVTDCMSDVTGLGYLADQIYAEARSRNVRFLESDAIFG